One Thiocapsa bogorovii DNA segment encodes these proteins:
- a CDS encoding PhoPQ-activated protein PqaA family protein gives MVHPSAFPALALSTALVMATGFLPAVAVATTALDDYVAAPDPSYRYVYDTTRHGNGYSIFVLAMTSQSWRSADEVDRTLWAHELLIAVPWITHSGNQNTAFMIVNGGSNQSTPGTSNDDLLGLLSVTTGSVVAMVGQIPNQPLRFFDEDDSRSEDALLAYGMDKYLLTGDPQWLVHFPMTKGVVRALDTVQAFAADVDWRFPRIPRIDDFIVLGGSKRGWATWLTAAVEAAKGDASRVKAILPASIDLLNADEQFGHHWSAYGFYSDAIGDYAEFDLPCRSDSPSGRAMLALIDPYAYRNRLTMPKLLLNSAGDQFFLPDSSRFYFADLPGPKQLRYTLNTDHSQAQDLPSIILPTLSWLSDVLDDKQGPRFSWSFEPDGAIRVQTETPPKRVRLYQATNPNARDFRLESIGPAWTSTELQETGTGVYVGRVAPPVRGWTAFTVELTFSGSTAIPTPLESDQVFTTAVRVTPDSLPFEGTHCFCWACLPSSSGWRSLLR, from the coding sequence ATGGTACATCCAAGCGCTTTCCCGGCACTCGCCTTGTCGACGGCTTTGGTGATGGCGACGGGATTCCTTCCCGCGGTCGCCGTCGCAACCACCGCGCTGGACGACTATGTCGCCGCACCGGATCCCAGCTATCGCTATGTCTACGACACCACGCGGCACGGCAACGGCTATTCGATTTTCGTCCTCGCGATGACCTCCCAGAGTTGGCGCAGCGCCGATGAGGTCGACCGCACCTTGTGGGCGCACGAGCTTCTGATTGCCGTGCCGTGGATTACGCACTCGGGCAATCAAAATACCGCCTTCATGATCGTGAACGGCGGAAGCAACCAGAGCACACCGGGCACCTCGAACGACGACCTTCTCGGCTTGCTTTCCGTCACGACCGGCTCGGTCGTTGCGATGGTCGGGCAGATTCCGAATCAACCCCTGCGGTTCTTCGATGAAGACGATTCCCGATCCGAGGATGCCCTGCTGGCCTACGGAATGGACAAGTATCTCCTCACCGGGGATCCGCAATGGCTGGTCCATTTCCCGATGACCAAAGGCGTCGTGCGCGCCTTGGACACGGTGCAGGCATTCGCGGCCGATGTCGACTGGCGCTTTCCGCGAATCCCCCGGATCGACGACTTCATTGTGCTCGGAGGCTCGAAACGGGGCTGGGCGACCTGGCTGACTGCGGCCGTCGAAGCGGCCAAGGGCGACGCCTCCCGCGTGAAGGCGATCCTCCCGGCCTCGATCGATCTACTGAACGCGGACGAACAGTTCGGTCATCATTGGTCGGCCTACGGGTTCTACTCGGACGCCATCGGAGACTATGCGGAGTTCGATCTGCCCTGCCGGTCCGATTCGCCGTCGGGCCGGGCGATGCTGGCGTTGATCGATCCCTACGCCTATCGCAACCGACTGACCATGCCCAAGCTCCTGCTCAACTCGGCGGGCGATCAGTTCTTCCTCCCGGATTCGTCTCGGTTTTATTTCGCCGATCTGCCGGGTCCCAAGCAGTTGCGGTATACGCTCAACACGGATCACTCCCAAGCTCAGGATCTGCCGAGCATCATTTTGCCGACCCTGTCCTGGCTGAGCGATGTCCTCGACGACAAGCAAGGCCCTCGGTTTTCCTGGTCTTTCGAGCCGGACGGCGCCATTCGCGTGCAGACCGAGACACCACCGAAGCGGGTGCGCCTCTACCAAGCGACCAATCCGAACGCACGGGATTTCCGATTGGAGTCGATCGGTCCGGCCTGGACGAGCACCGAGCTTCAAGAAACCGGCACCGGCGTCTATGTCGGTCGCGTCGCGCCGCCGGTGCGGGGTTGGACGGCATTCACCGTCGAGCTGACGTTTTCCGGCTCCACGGCCATCCCCACCCCGCTGGAGAGCGATCAAGTCTTCACGACCGCTGTCCGTGTCACCCCGGACTCGTTGCCCTTCGAAGGAACCCATTGCTTCTGCTGGGCCTGCCTGCCGAGCTCAAGCGGTTGGCGCTCCCTCCTGAGGTAA
- a CDS encoding lipase family protein — protein MTLDASTRGDLPNVRFLAKACELAYLDEPEGAAGFHAGLGLDARLFSVDNTQVYVASDPGALVIAFRGSQSPTSLDGLKDWLLTNANNLLVVPEGRIGTDFAAAGVGARFHRGFMQALDEIWAPLVQAVHEDMDASERPLWVTGHSLGGAIALLAAWRFQRAFIPVNEVVTFGAPMIGNAVAAHAFERAFPGRILRYVDIEDPVPLLPTVSLVANAYAHCLKEVRLQGPEPRAFVHSLGELGSRAVAGMLTASLADELWTLVRRGIDAHLIPNYQERLRG, from the coding sequence ATGACACTCGACGCGTCGACCCGCGGGGATCTGCCCAACGTTCGGTTTCTGGCCAAGGCGTGCGAGCTGGCCTACCTGGACGAACCCGAAGGTGCAGCCGGCTTTCATGCCGGGCTCGGTCTGGATGCGCGCCTGTTCAGCGTCGACAACACGCAGGTGTACGTCGCGAGCGACCCGGGCGCGCTGGTGATCGCCTTCCGGGGTTCGCAGTCGCCGACGAGCCTCGACGGTCTCAAGGACTGGCTGCTGACCAACGCGAACAACCTGCTGGTCGTACCCGAAGGACGCATCGGCACCGATTTCGCGGCCGCGGGTGTCGGAGCCCGATTTCATCGCGGCTTCATGCAGGCGTTGGACGAGATCTGGGCCCCGCTCGTGCAGGCCGTCCATGAGGACATGGACGCGTCGGAGCGACCCTTGTGGGTGACAGGTCATAGCCTTGGCGGGGCGATTGCGCTGCTGGCGGCCTGGCGGTTCCAGCGAGCCTTCATTCCGGTGAACGAGGTCGTCACCTTCGGCGCACCGATGATCGGAAACGCCGTCGCGGCCCATGCGTTCGAGCGGGCGTTTCCCGGTCGGATCCTGCGCTATGTCGATATCGAGGATCCGGTGCCGCTCCTGCCGACGGTCAGCCTGGTGGCCAATGCCTACGCGCACTGCCTGAAGGAGGTCAGACTTCAAGGCCCGGAGCCCAGGGCCTTCGTCCACTCACTCGGGGAGCTCGGTTCCAGAGCCGTGGCGGGCATGCTCACGGCGAGCCTGGCGGATGAGCTCTGGACGCTCGTGCGCAGAGGTATCGATGCCCATCTCATTCCCAACTACCAGGAACGTCTTCGCGGCTGA
- a CDS encoding leucine-rich repeat domain-containing protein produces MNESHLFMLTSAGFALLVVSWIWVAVVAWRRSRPWGVAVAVIPPVGLLFGAARFHAVRGPLVMGLAGALLVGGPPVVNRLLPVDLGPRDVLVDGERHVTLTGWDRHDYRVLDGATDVVVLQMANPDVTDETLERLAGMDRLRELDLNDSGVTDAGLARLAGLTRLERLRLANTGITDAGFRAVLMPLPGVLELDLRGTSVSGETLSAWRKAKPGRRVLH; encoded by the coding sequence ATGAATGAAAGCCATCTATTCATGTTGACCTCGGCAGGCTTCGCCTTGCTGGTGGTCAGTTGGATCTGGGTTGCCGTGGTCGCCTGGCGGCGTAGCCGTCCTTGGGGTGTTGCGGTCGCGGTCATTCCGCCGGTCGGGTTGCTCTTCGGTGCGGCGCGTTTTCACGCCGTGCGCGGTCCTCTGGTCATGGGATTGGCGGGGGCACTGCTCGTTGGCGGTCCGCCGGTTGTGAACCGTCTGTTGCCGGTCGATCTTGGCCCGCGCGATGTGCTGGTCGACGGAGAGCGCCATGTCACACTGACGGGCTGGGACCGGCACGACTATCGTGTGCTGGACGGGGCCACGGACGTGGTGGTGCTTCAGATGGCCAACCCGGATGTGACGGACGAGACGTTGGAGCGGCTCGCCGGGATGGACCGGCTTCGCGAGCTGGATCTGAACGATAGCGGCGTGACCGACGCGGGGCTCGCGCGGCTTGCCGGATTGACGCGTTTGGAGCGTCTGCGTCTCGCAAATACGGGCATCACCGACGCCGGCTTTCGCGCGGTCCTGATGCCTCTTCCGGGTGTGCTCGAGCTGGATCTGCGCGGCACATCCGTCTCCGGCGAGACCCTCTCCGCATGGCGCAAGGCCAAGCCCGGGCGCCGGGTCTTGCACTGA
- the hrpA gene encoding ATP-dependent RNA helicase HrpA, with product MTDLSFPSDADLSTCLIQDRHRLRQRLRGLRRRARAGEPFERGLLAVWQTLCESRAVLERRRAGVPSVIAYPPELPVSERREEIAKAISAHQVIVLCGETGSGKSTQLPKLCLELGRGLAGRIGHTQPRRIAARTLANRIAQELGGTAGGLVGDKVRFHDRVRPETAIKLMTDGILLAEIQQDRLLNEYDTLIIDEAHERSLNIDVLLGYLKGLLPRRSDLKLIVTSATIDPQRFAAHFADAQGRPAPILEISGRTYPVEVRYRPPEDESVGERDETMQQAISEAVGELARVGRGDVLVFLSGEREIRETAETLRKHHPPATEILPLYARQGPREQARIFQSHGTRRVVLATNVAETSLTVPGIHYVIDPGFARISRYSHRRQLQRLPVERISRASADQRKGRCGRVASGICIRLYSEDNLAARAPFTEPEIQRTNLAAVILRMKLLGFGDVADFPFLDPPDPRLVADGERTLEELAALDARGELTELGRRLARLPVDPRIGRILLAAAEQQCLAEVLVIAAALSVQDPRERPHEQRASADQIHATFAHPDSDFLSFLNLWRFLEKERKARSRNQFRLLCQRHFLSYNRVQEWRDIETQLREQILEMGFKENQTAGTEEQIHRALLTGLLNHIGALDTNHEYLGARNSRYRIHPSSALFKASPKWILAAERVETTRAYGRIVARVQPAWIEAAGQHLLQRSYFEPHWQAKSGQVAAYEKVTLFGVTLVPKRRVNYGPINPAESREIFIRFALVEGDFSTRAPFWRHNQELIASIHQLEAKSRRRDILVDEEALYAFYDQRIPAGIYSTPQFEQWLRKATRTDPKLLHLRPADLMQHDADGITPEHFPDRLQVGATALPLEYRFEPGESADGLTLIVPLPLINQVTAERLDWLVPGLLEARITALLRGLPKGLRTALVPVPDNAARLAGGLKAALAEGKAPIDRPLTQVLAERIAAELGLRIPEDAWDHDAIPAHLRMKVRLVDEAGRALALDEDPQRLKQRFGQAGQARFARIPDAELEREELTRWDFGDLPEQVEITRGGIRMRGFPALVDEGQNVAVRVLDSPEAAARAHRAGLRRLLTLTLGATLRPIRQSLKGLDRLRLLYAKAPVTDTPESAGTEKASPEKVRPGSPTAATTGGQVSRLSRGAEPRPPDLSDELLALILDRTFLDGRPPIRQQGDFEDRLADSRGRLQPTADEVTRLAAEILAAYQSLRQRLAAITQVNWQPTAQDLRDQLDALVFRGFFQQIPFDRLKQYPRYLKAAEQRLDKLAHAPGRDREQMAVMAGLLERWRERTAAARKAGREDARLDEIRWLLEELRVSLFAQSLGTAGPVSVKRIEARWRELGL from the coding sequence TTGACCGACCTATCGTTTCCCTCCGACGCCGATCTCAGCACCTGTCTGATCCAGGACCGCCATCGGCTGCGCCAGCGTCTGCGTGGTCTGCGACGCCGTGCACGGGCGGGTGAGCCATTCGAGCGCGGTCTGCTCGCGGTTTGGCAGACGCTGTGCGAATCCCGAGCCGTTCTCGAACGCCGCCGGGCCGGCGTGCCGTCGGTCATTGCCTATCCGCCCGAGCTTCCGGTCAGCGAGCGCCGCGAGGAGATCGCCAAAGCGATCTCGGCCCACCAGGTCATCGTCCTCTGCGGCGAGACGGGCTCGGGCAAGTCGACCCAGCTGCCCAAGCTCTGTCTGGAGCTCGGACGCGGGCTCGCCGGGCGGATCGGCCATACCCAGCCGAGGCGCATCGCGGCGCGTACCCTGGCGAATCGGATCGCGCAGGAGCTCGGCGGAACAGCCGGCGGGCTGGTTGGCGACAAGGTGCGTTTTCACGACCGGGTGCGTCCCGAGACCGCCATCAAGCTGATGACGGACGGCATCCTGCTCGCCGAGATCCAGCAGGATCGGCTGCTCAACGAGTACGACACCTTGATCATCGACGAGGCTCACGAGCGCAGCCTCAACATCGACGTCCTGCTCGGCTATTTGAAGGGTCTGCTGCCGCGCCGATCGGATCTGAAGCTCATCGTCACCTCCGCGACCATCGATCCGCAGCGCTTCGCTGCGCACTTCGCCGACGCGCAGGGCCGACCGGCGCCGATCCTGGAAATCTCGGGTCGGACCTATCCGGTGGAGGTGCGTTATCGCCCGCCCGAGGACGAGTCGGTCGGCGAGCGCGACGAGACGATGCAGCAGGCGATTTCGGAAGCGGTCGGCGAGCTGGCGCGCGTCGGACGCGGCGACGTGCTGGTCTTCCTCTCGGGCGAGCGCGAGATCCGCGAGACCGCCGAGACCTTGCGCAAGCATCATCCCCCCGCCACCGAGATCCTGCCGCTCTACGCCCGCCAAGGGCCGCGGGAGCAGGCGCGGATCTTCCAGTCGCACGGCACCCGACGCGTGGTGCTGGCGACCAATGTTGCCGAGACCTCGCTGACCGTTCCCGGCATCCATTACGTCATCGACCCCGGTTTTGCCCGGATCAGCCGCTACAGCCATCGCCGCCAACTCCAGCGTCTGCCGGTGGAGCGCATCTCGCGCGCCTCGGCCGATCAGCGCAAGGGGCGGTGCGGGCGGGTCGCCTCCGGCATCTGCATCCGGCTCTACAGCGAGGACAACCTCGCCGCGCGGGCGCCCTTCACCGAGCCCGAGATCCAGCGCACCAATCTGGCCGCCGTCATCCTGCGCATGAAGCTGCTCGGTTTCGGCGACGTGGCCGACTTTCCCTTCCTGGATCCGCCCGATCCGCGTCTGGTCGCCGACGGCGAGCGCACGCTGGAGGAGCTGGCCGCGCTCGATGCCCGCGGCGAGTTGACGGAGCTGGGGCGTCGGCTCGCCCGGCTGCCGGTCGACCCGCGGATCGGGCGCATCCTGCTCGCCGCCGCCGAGCAGCAGTGTCTGGCCGAGGTGTTGGTGATCGCCGCCGCACTGAGCGTCCAAGACCCGCGCGAGCGCCCGCACGAGCAACGCGCCTCCGCCGATCAGATCCACGCCACCTTCGCCCATCCGGATTCGGATTTCCTGAGCTTTCTCAACCTCTGGCGCTTCCTGGAGAAGGAGCGCAAGGCGCGCTCGCGCAACCAGTTCCGTCTCCTCTGTCAGCGTCACTTCCTCTCTTACAACCGGGTTCAGGAGTGGCGCGACATCGAGACCCAACTGCGCGAGCAGATCTTGGAGATGGGTTTTAAGGAGAACCAGACCGCCGGCACGGAGGAGCAGATCCACCGGGCACTGCTGACCGGACTCCTGAATCACATCGGCGCGCTCGACACCAATCACGAGTACCTTGGGGCGCGCAATAGCCGCTACCGTATTCATCCGAGCTCGGCTCTCTTCAAAGCATCGCCCAAATGGATCCTGGCGGCCGAGCGGGTCGAGACCACCCGCGCTTACGGGCGGATCGTCGCACGCGTGCAACCCGCCTGGATCGAAGCCGCCGGGCAGCATCTGCTGCAACGCAGCTATTTCGAGCCGCACTGGCAGGCCAAGTCCGGACAGGTCGCGGCCTACGAGAAGGTGACCCTGTTCGGCGTCACCCTGGTGCCCAAGCGGCGGGTCAACTACGGCCCCATCAATCCGGCCGAGTCGCGCGAGATCTTCATCCGCTTCGCATTGGTGGAGGGCGACTTCAGCACCCGCGCACCCTTCTGGCGTCACAACCAGGAGTTGATCGCGTCGATCCATCAGCTCGAAGCCAAGTCGCGACGCCGCGATATCCTGGTCGACGAGGAGGCGCTCTACGCCTTCTACGATCAGCGCATCCCCGCCGGGATCTATTCCACACCACAGTTTGAGCAGTGGCTGCGCAAGGCGACCCGCACGGATCCCAAGCTCCTGCATCTGCGTCCGGCCGACCTCATGCAGCACGATGCCGACGGGATTACGCCGGAGCATTTCCCCGACCGACTTCAGGTCGGCGCCACCGCCCTGCCGCTCGAATACCGTTTCGAGCCCGGCGAGTCGGCCGACGGTCTGACCCTGATCGTGCCCCTGCCTCTCATCAATCAGGTGACCGCCGAGCGGCTGGATTGGCTGGTGCCGGGTCTCTTGGAGGCGCGCATCACGGCCCTGTTGCGCGGTCTGCCGAAAGGCCTGCGCACGGCGCTGGTCCCGGTGCCGGACAACGCCGCACGGCTGGCCGGCGGGCTGAAGGCCGCGCTCGCCGAGGGCAAGGCACCGATCGATCGGCCATTGACGCAGGTCCTCGCCGAGCGGATCGCGGCCGAGCTTGGTTTGCGTATCCCCGAGGACGCCTGGGACCACGACGCCATCCCGGCGCATCTGCGCATGAAGGTCCGACTCGTCGACGAGGCGGGCAGGGCGCTCGCGCTGGACGAGGATCCGCAACGGCTCAAGCAACGTTTCGGCCAAGCGGGGCAGGCGCGGTTTGCCCGCATCCCGGACGCCGAGCTGGAGCGCGAGGAGCTCACGCGTTGGGACTTCGGAGACCTGCCTGAGCAGGTCGAGATCACTCGTGGCGGGATCCGGATGCGCGGCTTCCCGGCCCTGGTCGACGAAGGCCAGAACGTGGCGGTGCGGGTGCTTGATTCGCCCGAAGCCGCCGCGCGCGCCCACCGTGCGGGCCTGCGCCGGCTTCTGACCCTCACGCTCGGCGCGACCCTGCGCCCGATCCGCCAATCGCTCAAAGGTTTGGACCGGCTGCGTCTGCTCTACGCCAAGGCGCCCGTCACGGACACCCCGGAGAGCGCCGGCACGGAGAAAGCCAGTCCGGAGAAGGTGCGCCCCGGATCACCGACAGCGGCAACCACAGGCGGGCAGGTGTCGCGCCTGTCGCGTGGAGCCGAGCCCCGCCCACCCGACCTCTCCGACGAACTGCTGGCCCTGATCCTGGATCGGACCTTCCTCGACGGCCGTCCGCCGATCCGACAGCAGGGCGACTTCGAGGACCGCCTCGCCGATTCGCGTGGCCGGCTTCAGCCGACGGCCGACGAGGTCACCCGGCTCGCCGCCGAGATCCTCGCCGCCTACCAGTCGCTGCGCCAACGTCTCGCCGCCATCACCCAGGTCAACTGGCAGCCGACGGCACAGGATCTGCGCGACCAGCTCGATGCGCTGGTCTTCCGGGGGTTCTTTCAGCAGATCCCCTTCGACCGGCTCAAGCAGTATCCGCGCTATCTCAAAGCCGCCGAGCAGCGTCTCGACAAGCTCGCCCATGCACCCGGACGCGACCGCGAGCAGATGGCCGTCATGGCCGGGCTGCTCGAGCGCTGGCGCGAGCGCACCGCCGCCGCCCGAAAGGCCGGCCGCGAGGATGCCCGACTGGATGAGATCCGCTGGCTGCTCGAAGAGCTGCGCGTCTCGCTCTTTGCACAGTCGCTGGGCACAGCCGGCCCGGTGTCGGTCAAACGCATCGAGGCGCGTTGGCGGGAGTTGGGGTTGTAG
- a CDS encoding nucleotidyltransferase family protein — protein MRLTSDQVLTILGTASRLSGETAVVYLFGSRLDERARGGDVDLLIETPQGLMLLERARLKLELEERLGLPVDVISHARDEEPTPFRRIVRAAAVRLEAHP, from the coding sequence ATGCGACTGACATCCGATCAGGTACTCACCATCCTCGGCACGGCATCACGTCTCTCGGGGGAGACGGCTGTGGTCTATCTCTTCGGCTCGCGGCTCGACGAACGGGCCAGAGGTGGTGACGTCGACCTGCTGATCGAGACCCCGCAGGGCCTGATGCTCCTCGAACGTGCGCGTCTCAAGCTTGAGCTGGAGGAAAGGCTGGGGCTTCCGGTCGATGTCATCTCCCACGCGCGGGACGAAGAGCCGACACCCTTTCGGCGCATCGTGCGGGCGGCTGCCGTCCGCCTGGAGGCTCATCCATGA
- a CDS encoding alkaline phosphatase PhoX codes for MRPTKISVAVSLLLGTTAASLASAGTVEFLEAPVPRTDAEKRAILTSEYAILDGVRIPMPYRTILRSGDTGTNDPAGGIFGQLIDINGNPLLAEDGSSYISSDNDFSSLLPGEQDIVYMVSHFESRPGGLYLTEMRQSPLNGILTAERTRPLDLSDVNGGWVHCAGSVTPWGTHLGSEEYEPDAKQWRDGTISDYNAAMASYFNASPSDAGTVMNPYDYGYPVEVKVESFESATVRKQYAMGRVALELAYVMPDRKTVYLSDDGTNVGLYRFVASIPGNLGAGTLWGAQWKAVGPQQGVGNAKLNWINLGYATAEQVKEWIASYRFEDIFDEVEPDEGSGFCPDGFTSINAGHEDGDHQCLKLRDVNQDGVIGWDDELIASRLETRRWGAMQGMTTEFRKMEGITFDADHNRLYLAMSEVDRGMLDFGRVGRDGVYDKYDIGGPNHIALPSGNVCGAVYALDLDSNYTAWNIWGLVQGTPMTTDYGASAESPDYDGINKCDVEGIANPDNITYVPTYDTLIIGEDTGSGHQNDMVWAYNLTSRELTRIQTTPYGSETTSPYLYPNINGFAYLMSVIQHPYGESDSDKLEDPADARGYTGYFVFPR; via the coding sequence ATGCGTCCAACCAAGATAAGCGTCGCCGTGAGCTTGTTGCTCGGCACCACGGCGGCATCCCTTGCCTCGGCAGGGACGGTGGAGTTTCTGGAAGCGCCCGTGCCGCGGACCGACGCCGAAAAGCGGGCGATCCTGACTTCGGAGTACGCCATACTCGACGGAGTCCGGATCCCAATGCCCTATCGGACGATTCTCCGTTCCGGCGATACCGGGACGAATGATCCGGCGGGAGGGATCTTCGGGCAGCTCATCGACATCAACGGCAACCCGCTGCTGGCCGAAGATGGCTCCTCCTACATCTCGAGCGACAACGATTTCTCGTCGTTGCTTCCGGGCGAGCAGGACATCGTCTACATGGTGTCGCACTTCGAGTCTCGCCCCGGCGGGCTTTACTTGACCGAGATGCGTCAGAGTCCACTGAACGGCATCCTCACCGCCGAACGCACCCGCCCGCTGGATCTCTCCGACGTCAACGGCGGCTGGGTGCACTGTGCCGGCAGCGTGACACCCTGGGGAACCCATCTGGGCTCCGAAGAATACGAGCCCGATGCCAAGCAGTGGCGCGACGGCACCATCAGTGACTACAACGCGGCCATGGCGAGCTACTTCAACGCCTCGCCGAGCGACGCCGGGACGGTCATGAACCCCTACGACTACGGCTACCCGGTCGAGGTGAAGGTCGAAAGCTTCGAGAGCGCGACGGTCCGCAAGCAATACGCGATGGGTCGTGTTGCGCTGGAGCTCGCCTACGTGATGCCGGACAGAAAGACCGTCTATCTCTCGGACGACGGAACGAACGTAGGCCTCTACCGGTTCGTGGCATCGATTCCGGGCAACCTCGGCGCAGGCACGCTCTGGGGTGCGCAGTGGAAGGCCGTCGGACCTCAGCAGGGCGTGGGCAACGCAAAGTTGAACTGGATCAATCTCGGCTATGCGACCGCCGAGCAGGTCAAGGAATGGATCGCCAGCTATCGCTTCGAAGATATCTTCGATGAAGTCGAGCCGGACGAGGGCAGCGGCTTCTGCCCGGATGGATTCACCTCCATCAACGCCGGGCACGAAGACGGCGATCATCAGTGCCTTAAGCTCAGAGACGTCAATCAAGACGGCGTGATCGGCTGGGACGACGAACTGATCGCGTCGCGCCTCGAGACTCGTCGCTGGGGCGCGATGCAGGGCATGACGACAGAGTTCCGGAAGATGGAAGGGATCACGTTCGATGCCGACCACAATCGACTCTACCTGGCGATGTCCGAGGTCGATCGAGGCATGCTCGATTTCGGTCGAGTCGGTCGCGACGGCGTCTACGATAAATACGACATCGGCGGTCCCAATCACATCGCGCTCCCGTCCGGCAACGTCTGCGGGGCCGTCTACGCACTCGACCTGGACAGCAACTACACGGCCTGGAATATTTGGGGGCTGGTGCAAGGCACGCCGATGACGACGGACTACGGTGCGAGCGCGGAGTCGCCCGATTATGACGGCATCAACAAGTGCGACGTCGAGGGCATCGCCAATCCCGACAACATCACCTATGTGCCGACTTACGACACCTTGATCATTGGTGAAGACACGGGCAGCGGGCATCAGAACGACATGGTTTGGGCCTATAACCTGACGTCTCGCGAGCTGACCCGGATCCAGACCACGCCTTACGGCTCGGAGACCACCTCGCCGTACCTCTATCCCAACATCAATGGCTTCGCCTATCTGATGTCGGTCATTCAGCATCCTTACGGAGAGTCGGACAGCGACAAGCTCGAGGATCCGGCGGACGCGCGCGGCTACACGGGTTACTTCGTATTTCCGCGGTAA